One genomic region from Vanacampus margaritifer isolate UIUO_Vmar chromosome 2, RoL_Vmar_1.0, whole genome shotgun sequence encodes:
- the vasnb gene encoding vasorin b, with protein sequence MKVFLTPLMPLVLILVIPDGIMSSECPKGCSCSTPESILCFQRRAATFPQGVPALTRSLYLFANGIEGLSAEDFDGLENLEMLDLSQNKLTELSDGVFLPLTSLKNLDLSSNQLTHISEQCFQDMVLLERLYLYSNHIKTIHPAAFNGLENLLELKLQGNRLTSLPVFAMPRLLLLDLRFNVISTLGPSDLQTPNLESLKLGGVGLTDLNSELIGSLKNLHELDVSRNQLEVLPPILKEIHGLIYLSLAGNPMGPLKFQDMKNLEELKDLDISSLSLQGLPEEFPQLFPHLRKLTVAENPFNCLCPLAWLPSWLRAQSITLERTEETRCHFPPINAGKVVERLEHRDFGCPTTTAQTTTTVKTTAAVPVTTRESPTTAIPIPKANDVDANEDADYPFPPVPSSPSSNSMDPDEEPHFCPSHTCLNGGTCRLDQYGQVECTCPRGTSGFYCEVHNNDPSSPTEAKVSVTIVTPNVPDISSRQATSTSILLDLHRYIELRPYIRGIRLTYRNLSGPDRRPMQLSLPASYPEYRLRGLNPNSTYTVCASPLGAPNGIDSVCTQAHTADEKNGSVTGAQIVDKKMTTMLVPAIAILLLLILIATAVGVVCFVRKKRAKGHLDLDCEPSQLELDGVKAALDNGALPQKQAEIINPEPAVQNGNLEYEVLLLQDNCISSKNLSSHKPSYF encoded by the coding sequence ATGAAGGTCTTTCTCACCCCGCTCATGCCACTCGTGCTCATCCTTGTAATTCCCGATGGAATCATGTCCAGTGAATGCCCAAAAGGCTGCTCCTGTTCTACGCCAGAATCCATATTATGTTTCCAGAGACGTGCTGCTACCTTTCCTCAGGGAGTGCCGGCGTTGACAAGGAGCCTCTACCTTTTTGCCAATGGCATCGAGGGCTTATCTGCCGAGGACTTTGATGGTCTTGAGAACTTGGAAATGCTCGACCTCAGCCAAAATAAACTGACAGAACTTTCTGATGGAGTCTTCCTACCGCTGACCTCTTTGAAAAACTTGGACTTGTCATCCAATCAACTCACCCACATTTCTGAGCAATGCTTTCAAGATATGGTACTGCTTGAGCGTCTTTATTTGTACAGTAACCATATCAAGACCATCCACCCTGCTGCGTTTAATGGCTTGGAGAACCTGCTGGAGCTCAAATTGCAGGGAAACAGGTTGACGTCTTTGCCTGTTTTTGCAATGCCGCGACTGCTGCTGCTGGATCTTCGTTTTAATGTCATATCCACATTGGGCCCCTCAGACCTCCAAACCCCAAATCTGGAGTCCCTCAAATTAGGTGGTGTGGGACTAACAGACCTGAATTCTGAGCTCATTGGTAGTCTAAAGAACCTCCATGAGCTGGATGTCTCAAGAAACCAACTGGAGGTTTTGCCACCGATCCTGAAAGAAATTCATGGGCTGATTTACCTTAGCCTGGCTGGCAACCCCATGGGTCCTCTTAAATTTCAGGATATGAAGAACCTAGAAGAGCTGAAGGATTTGGACATTAGCAGCCTAAGTCTGCAAGGGCTCCCGGAGGAGTTTCCACAGCTATTCCCTCACCTTAGAAAGCTGACTGTGGCAGAGAACCCCTTCAACTGCCTCTGTCCCTTAGCCTGGCTTCCAAGCTGGCTGCGAGCCCAAAGTATTACGCTGGAGAGGACAGAGGAGACACGCTGCCATTTCCCTCCAATCAATGCTGGCAAGGTAGTGGAGAGACTGGAGCACCGGGATTTTGGCTGCCCGACCACAACTGCACAAACTACGACCACAGTGAAAACTACAGCCGCTGTGCCTGTCACGACCAGAGAGAGTCCTACTACAGCTATTCCAATACCCAAGGCTAATGATGTTGATGCAAATGAAGATGCTGACTACCCCTTTCCTCCGGTTCCTTCGTCCCCAAGCAGCAACAGCATGGATCCCGATGAGGAACCACACTTTTGCCCCTCCCACACTTGCCTTAATGGTGGCACTTGTCGGCTGGACCAGTACGGTCAAGTGGAGTGTACCTGTCCACGTGGTACCTCTGGATTTTATTGTGAAGTCCATAACAACGATCCCTCTTCACCCACTGAAGCCAAAGTCTCTGTGACGATTGTCACCCCGAACGTTCCAGATATCAGTTCGCGGCAGGCGACTTCCACGTCTATCCTGCTGGATCTCCATCGCTACATTGAATTGCGACCGTACATCCGCGGGATCCGTCTAACCTATCGCAATCTCTCTGGTCCGGACCGCAGGCCGATGCAACTCAGCCTGCCTGCTTCGTATCCGGAATACAGACTAAGAGGCctgaaccccaactccacttaCACCGTTTGCGCCAGTCCGCTGGGGGCCCCAAATGGCATTGACAGTGTATGCACTCAGGCGCATACAGCTGATGAAAAAAACGGCAGCGTCACTGGAGCACAAATAGTGGACAAGAAGATGACCACCATGTTGGTGCCTGCAATCGCCATCTTGCTCCTGCTGATACTGATAGCAACAGCCGTGGGTGTGGTTTGTTTCGTCCGCAAGAAGAGGGCTAAAGGCCACCTGGACCTAGACTGCGAGCCCTCTCAGCTCGAGCTTGATGGCGTAAAGGCCGCCTTGGACAATGGGGCACTGCCTCAGAAACAGGCGGAAATCATAAACCCTGAACCTGCCGTTCAAAATGGGAACCTGGAATATGAGGTGCTGCTACTGCAGGACAACTGTATATCAAGCAAAAACTTATCATCACACAAGCCTTCATACTTTTGA